The sequence AGTATTTTTATTCCCCACTAAAAGCCTGTCACATACTTGGTTGTTTCTTTTGTTTGATTGCATTGCGTTGCTCCGTTGGCACATGTCATTTACTTGGCGCTCAACTGCCGCGGAGACAGTCACTCTCGTCAGTGCATCATTCGTATGCCTCTCTGGCATATGACCCCACACATTTACAGCTAATCTTTTCTATTCTTTCAACTGCTCCTGTTGATTTGTTGATTGGTTCAAAAGGCTTGTAAGGTCAATGCTATCTAACACTGGTCGCCTTCAGCTCAGTTGCGCTGGCTGCGGTTAAGGGTCGATTATCACAATAAATGCACTTTTAGTCTAGTGGAAGGGTACACCTTTGATCAGGCAGTATGACCATTCCATagaaaaatgtatgttaaatattgattaattcatttttaattattgatgGAGTTTTAGGAAcaaagtttggaaattaaagATCTAGTATTAAGTCGTATACGATTTAGCTTTAAATTATGGCACCTAAGTAGTATTCAGAATGCTGAAATTTGACATCGTTCCTATGTAATGAACAACCTCTTTCTTTACCAGTATTTCTGTGCACTTTCGATAAAGCAGCTTAAGTCGACTTAGCACATTTTTCTGTCGTACTCtaaattgcttgtttttttcgaaatatttaattcattaatcATTTATAGCCTCAGCTTAAGAAACCTTCTTAATAAGAGTTGAATAAAAgcctacattttttattataaatcagAATTTATGATCTCAAAGCAATTTTTAGTTCTTGAAAAACCTAAAGAACCTAAAGCCAATCGTGTCGGGCTTGAGAAGCTGGGTGAGAAGAgcgaaaaatattttggtttgctTTTACATAATAGAAAAAGTACATACTTGTCGTCCAGGCTGTGAAGGGATTAGTTTAATTCGAAGGGATTCTATTGTATAATTCTCAGTAGCGTTAAAGTCAGCTTAGCCGTTAAAGATTGGCGAGGCGCAGCATTTGGCACCCCAAACAAGAGTATCTGATTGGTCCAAGCTACAGAGAAAGTTTGTCACTATTTATCTTCTACCGAATTTTGTATTAGCCAGAAAGGCTCCCAACCTCATTACACCACAGCTGGTTTCACTACCGAAATGATTCGGCTTTCACCAGATCACGGGCTATTATATCAGCGATCTAACCCTGTTTAGTGAGTTAAGCCCCATGTAATGTCGTCTTGACACTGGTATAACACTAACCAGTTCttcattttttccaataaaccaACTCATTTAACATTATCTTCTCTCAGCTGTGactctttcgaaaacgctcgaaGTTGTTAGATATTCTCTTCTCTTAGCTGTGACTCCTTCAAAAACGCATGAAGTTGTTAGAAGAATGGATTCGAAAACGGGATTGATAACACTGAAAAGGGGGAATTAGAGCCGTTTGCAGTAAAGAGACGTTAGGAAATTAATTTCTGTCGTTTTCAAAGGATACATAATTTTAGCGGACTTAACAGATGATTAGCAAAAGTGGAAGTAGAAGCTGTTAGTAGGCAAGAGCCATCATGGAATCGAGTTCAGTTATTTCCGAAGAATGATTATGGCTCAGATTAGCTTTAGGTTTAAGGAGAAAAGTTAGTTCCTTATATCATAGGAATGGAAGTCTAGATCCAGACAGAGATTTCTAGTTATGTTATCATGTACATTTGCTGTTGACCGTTCttccttaatttttgtaagTGGCAAATATCATCTTTGACTCGTGATGAGTTACTTTTCAGTATCCTTTGCGAAACTTTGGACTAGTTTGGCGCCATTTCTGATAGGTTAAATGTTATTTTGGATAACCTAGgttaaattttttggagtgTAGATTATAGAATGGTTACCATCTGCGGCCCCCGTAGCCGCCattactaccattcggaattcacagagagaacataggttcaaatctcggtgaaacatcaaaattaagaaaaatacttttctaatagcggtcccccctcggcaggcaatggcaaacctccgattatatttctgccatgaaaaagctcctcataaaaatatctgccgttcggagtcggcttgaaactgtaggtccctccatatgtggaacaacatcaagacgcacaccacaaataggaggaggagctcggccaaacacccaaaaagggggtCGCGTCAAGGGGTCTGCTGAGCCCGTGTAGTATTGTGCAGTGTGGTCTGTGTCTTACTGCCTGGGATCGCTTAAAATAATCgtttttgaagatttaaatCACGAAATCTCGCGATGAAGATGTTTTCTGGAGCGATGAAGATGTTATATAGAGTCTGTAGATATTAGATTATCGGAAGATTTCGCAAATATTCCTCTGAAAGTGTTTCCAGAGATTTGCTGAGGTTGAAGAGCATTTGGACTTGGTTTTTCTAGTGTAAGAATATCTGGTGAGAAAATCTTACTAACCAATGAGGACGTTTCTAAGAGTTTAAGAGTACTTTAAGGTTGTATTTTTCGGAGGTCATCGAGACTATTCTTCAAGAATTACTTTCAAACGCATTCGACCACGTCTGCCGCGTCAATGCCACTTTGTAAGTTAGTTTTCTGCAAAAACAATCTTTCGTAGGTAGCCAACTCAAAGCTTGTATTAAATCCATCCATgcgaaaaatttttaagaatatttctaCTCCAGCGAGTTTAATTTTACTACAAATATTGCTcgtatattttatgtattctgAATGTGAACGAAATCGAACGCTAAATACAATTTCTATAAATATCTTGACTTTAACGCTACCTAGAGGattcaaataaacttttgaaCTCTGCAATAATACATCAAAATTCCATCGATATTGGCTTAGCGGTTTCGGAGTCAATAGCGAACACACGCTTCTTTTATTTATACGTGCAGATATGCTGGAGCGACTCATCGCACCCAAGCGAAAGTCGGCAATGGGTCTCAGCAGGTAGACTCAATCGGTGTCTTGGTAAACACTAGCGATTGTAACCGCTTTTGCTCACCATTAAGTAAGCCTTCTTCGGACTAAATCAGAGAGTGGGTCAAATACTTAAAATcggagaaaaatataatttagaagTAGTGAGGTAATCTAAGTACCTAGGATAACCTGCCAAATTTCTGCACAGTTTGCTCACAGAATCCTTATGGCGAACTGCTGCTAAGTATTTCTCTTTGGGCAATCACCTACCGAGCCGCCTTCTATACAGAATAACGAAGATTTCTCTGTGGCACTcaattatttttccaatttttcaatACAATAGTGAAACCTGGTCCCTCAGAGATTCGGATAAACAGAAACTGCTGATCTTTGAAAGGAGAGTTCTGCGAAAATTCTTAGGCGCGATATGTGATAAAGGTGAATGGCGAAAGCTCTACAATCATAAACTCTAAAAACTGTACGTGTACCTGTCTGTAATAACCACAAATTTGATCAACAGACTCAGATGGGCAGGTCACATATTACGGGCTGATACCAATTACTCAGcgcaaaaaatatattccttGGAAAGTGCCACAGATATAGAAAAGTGGGGTCGCCCGCCACTCAGATGGATTGACTGTTGAGATGAAGACGCAGGTTTTTTGGGATTTCAGGCATGGAGGACGCAGGCCCACAAACCGAGACAATTCAAGGCAGACCCGATCAGGCCCAGTCAACAATGATGATGAGCAAACCAATGCacgattttaatagtttttattttaaaatggtcGTAAATGATTTTCAAAGATATAGCCTGGGCccgaatttccaattttttttttattatatcaaaacacTCCCTTGAAAAGGGTTatctttatgaaaaattaagaaaaacttaaaaaaaaaatctttatgtaCAAGTATTCAAAATTCGCtttgtcaattttttattgtagttttaatCGACAGTAATATATCCTGGCAAGTACGTAAATTTCCAGCCCACTTAGGAGGCTTAATCATCGCCCAATtacataaaaacttaaaaactatgtAGTTTAAACCtagaatacgaggggtgccttttatatgtcgggattggagaacaaaaacaaatttgttgacctctcagtttgttttttacgtacgggaatgaaaagaagtcattcggtgccaagtcaggactacgagtatacggcggatgacccattaattcgatgttttgggtgctcaaaaatgcagttgtttgagccgatgtgtgagagctcgcattgtttggcgattggttttcctaatttcttggaagacaactggcaaacaaatggttgtgtaccactcagaaatTACTGTTCTGCGtagttctagtggtacggttgcgacatgcccagtttttccgaaacaacaggcgaccatttgcttggaagtgcttcgtgggcgaacaacttttgtaggatttggctcatcttgaaacacccatacagtcgactgctgtttactttcgggctcatacgcgtaaatccatgattcatcacctgtcacgatgtcatagacgtgtttcgaagccccgcgatcgtattttttgagcatttccttcgaccaatcgacacgagcctttttttgagcgattgacaaattgtgtgggatccaacgcgaacaaatttttttgacagtcaaatgtttatgcaatattgagtATACCTATGCTGGTcacactaatgcctaagattgtctcaatctcacgataggtcacatgacgatcttgcaatatcagttcgcgcacagcatcaatggttttcggaacaacaactgattttggacgaccttcacgaaattcgtcttggagtgaactacgaccactattgaattcaccataccatcgataaactctggtccttgatggagcttcatcgccaaaaaatgaattaagttcatccatccaatgttgctgagttaatccacgtcgaaagttgtaaaaaataatcgcacgaaaatgttcacgatttaattccacttttggaccgagatgaatatttttagttactgtaaacaacacaaatagcgctggtatttcaaaacgttctgagtacgtaaaagccaaaaaatgtcaaactttgcgatacagctgtcagttgttagattgcaacaccagggttgccaaatcccgaaatataaaaggcacccctcgtattcacccgaaaaattttaaaaaatttatacaaacgtTTTTAGGGTTGCTGACTACGAATTTGTTATCCATTTGTTCTAGCGGGGTCAAGTTCAAGATCAAGCACAGATTGTTCaccggaaaattaaaaaaaaatttatttttggagtGGCTGAGTTCCAATTCGTAGTCAGTTTACCCTTGCGGGTTCAAATTGAAGGTCAGTTTAAGGTCAAGCACAAGTAAGatacaaattatgaaaattggTCAATAATTGAACCCTGTAgatatttttgaacaaaatttgtcgAAAGAACCCCACTGTGCAATGGGTCTAttattttctatgtttttttaattattaaattttttttttttttttttttttttaattttaaaaattaatacataattttttttttaaattaatacacttttttttccAATCTCATTGCTTCCTCACTGTGCATTGACTCAGCTGTTACGCCTTTAGGTATGCAGCAATTTTCTTGTGAggcttttactatttttttcatatgaatGCGAAAGCTTTGCGTAAATTCTTTTAAAGATAGATattctttgatttgttttttcctatttttttcctCCTTTATGTGTTTTCCTTTTctcttatattttttcatttgcttaaATCTTTACTTTACGTCTTCTCCCTTTCCTCAGCTATCTCTATAAttgtttgatgttgtttgagttcaCCAATTCCCTTTAGTAGCCGTCTATTTATTCaatgacttgttttttttttcgtgcacttcgttttcaatttgaaattaaattgaattgcaTTGTAGCATTGCATAACAATGTCGCCTGCAATCTTAGCCCTTACTAGTCATTTCCTATTCATGCTTTCCAACATTTTCTATTATGGCCTTTTTATTGTTAACTGCTACTGTATAATTGTTTGTGTGCAGCGTTGCCGCATTGACATTTACATTTGATTTGATCGAAACGATTTTCgttttcaactcattttttttttattttgtactttcttttacttgttttccttttccttttcatctatttttttcaattttttttactttagtaTGCAACTCGTGAGCAACAACGCTGAGTGGTTACTGGCTGCATATTTATGTAGTTTGCTAGCCGGCTGGCTGCCTGGCCGACTGATTAGCTGCCTGACCAGCTACCCCACGTACTACTGCTTCATCTACCTGATGTGCCTATGTCCCTTCAACGGTCTCCTTTCCTTCTTACCTTTCTCTAACTCAGCTTTGTTTCATTACATGTAGCTTTCCCCGCTAACTCCTTGCTCATGCTGATCTCTACCATCGCTGTTGGTCTGTCTTGTCTCTTTTGGCCTGCCTTGTCTCGTTTGGTGGCCAGCCAAATTGGCCTGCTGGCTATCAAAGTAATAGTTAGCTTGCGGCTTAGCCATTGCAGGCGTTAGACCCAACCGCATTACCTTGGCTTGCAtgtccaaaaacaacaacaagcacaaaTATAAGTGCACATGTAGATATATTTTCTAATCGATGTCTCCGTTGTGCCAAAGCAAgcaattgtataaaaaagggttGACCATTCGTGGTGGCATTGGAGCTATAGATAGGCAGAAGGTGTTTGGCAGGAAAACTAAAATTGACTTGGAACAGCTCACTTTTAACTGAGTATCTACAAATGTATTCTTGCTTTTTTCTACTTTGGGTAATCAATTTTTCTTGACACGTTTGCACTTCCTAATATAttcataaatacacacacacacatggatGTATGCATCGCATGTAGCTGTATGCAAATTGTCTCCTTAAGGCTGTGGATGTATCATTGCCTGACATGGTGAAAAACTTATGTACCTATGCACGAATAAGGAACCGATGTGTGCACTTTTAATGTTGATAGAGACAATATTATGAATTCATTAGTTAGTACTCACTGCATAAACCTGAGATTCACACATGCGACTagaattattttgatttcttgTTTTGCATTGGAAGTGACATACCTGCAAAGAAGAAAAGAGTTAAATATTAGTAgagtattttaaaatatctaaaagtgttacaaataataaaaaaaatttgatatgcaATAAAGAAAGGGGGCTCCAGGAAAGATACCATCTGAGTTAATAGAAGGAGTTATTACTCATCTACCGAAAAAGGGCAATGTAGCAGAGTGCAACAACTGAAGAGGTATCAAGGTGTGAAGTATGTTGTAGTTAATAAAATCATGTTCcatatattaggttggggaataagttcgttgtcttttatttaaacaaaataaatttaaaacatttaattatatcaagaagttaatcaattatatattcgccgttctTGTTTACAATCTCTTCCCAACTCTCGTCCGATTTGTTGATGTCGTTTCgccaaaaattgcttaaatctTAACCCTCTaaccgttttttttaaataacgatTTAAAATGCATACGAATTTCATTTTCCGGTGAATTTAGCAGTCTGAATAATGTTGTAATACTGCAGATCAATAAAATTCCCGAAATGAGGAAATTAGAGAGGAAAAAAGTTTGACCGTCTGTAGACGGTCAAAACGGCTTGAGACAAGAcaaatcaaatatgaaatctggtaagcaatgtattttaataattccattaaagttaaaatatactACATTGCAATGGTTTAAAATACAAATCATATTAAAAgattattaatgaaatttatttcgagTGGAATTCCTTGAAGCAATTTTTGTTAGGCGACACACACAAGTTTATCTCACATTTCGAGCAATATATTTGAGTATCGGACTGTTTGCAATATTTGGATCTCCTTTTTCCTGATTTATCAAACATAGCGGGAATGTGTCCAGAGTTATCAAATCTGATGTCATCTATAGGTCTGACACACCTTTTTCACTGGCTTGTAGTTGGCTAATAGGAGGTTGTTGATGGTCTCCTTACTTTCTTTGGAAGCGAAAAAGAACAAAGGTCACAAGCGATTTTCTCGCGGAAGTCTGGAAGATTAATTTTATCGCTTGGATTGACGCGATGGTAGAGTATTACGGTCATATCGAGGAAATGGTAAAATATTCGGTTCATTGGGTTGCGTGTCTTAAGTCGGATGTGGTATCGTCCCATCAGTCCATCCATCAAATCCACCCCTCACATGTGGGTATTGTACTCTTTTATTAACGTGGTAATTTCGTTGAGACTGCTGTGGGGTTGGTCTTCAAAAACGGCATCACCCCTACATATGTCAATGCAAGTCGAACTGCTCTGTTATCCTTCCATGTCGCTGTTGAAATGTCCACACCATATGCTGCCCCAACATACTCAACGGAATATCCCCTGCTCGAAACTGAATATTCTTCGTCTTTCTCACTTGGTAACTTTGAGTTTGGAATTCGATTAGAACGAATAGttcccaaagaaaaaattcctTTTGCACGCAGATAAACTAAAAGAGGCAGTGAGgtataaaaattgtcaaaacacaaaatgtgattttgaAATTCAGGGATCGATTGGCTTAGGCGAACTACTACGTTTGCTGCGGGACCGAGGCCGGTTCTCCTGGCAAAACAGTGTTATCGCCCGTTCCGATAAATACTTCAAACCTATACGCATATCCAGAAGTATCgcataaaacaaacaattttatacCCCACTTGTGTGGCTTATTTGGCATATATTGACGTAGATGATGCTTAGTTTTAGTTGCACACATTTGTTCGTTAACACAAAGGTGCTGTTTTTGGCACAGAGTGAAACCTTTCATTAAACAGTTCCGCAATACGTCTGACACGATACAACGGATCATAACCAGCAGTTCCTCTTTCAGCGCGTTGCTCTTTTCAGCAAATGATAAGTAAcgctttaaattttcaaactgcCTGCAAGACATTGCTTTTCGTATTGGCTCAAATGCGTTTTTACTCCAGTAGCTTTCCATGTTTGGATATCGGTACAGTGACATATACAACAAAATTCCTACAAATTTGTGAATATTTGCTTCTGTAGCTGAAAACGAAGTATTAATATTTTCCTGATGTGCAGAACGATTTGTTTCCATAACAATTAGGTCGACAAtttctgaagaaaaaaagtatttggagAATTGGAATGGCGTTTCTAAATTATTAATGAATGCTGGCAAAGATGTATTGCCTCGAAATGCGATGTCGTTAACGTGAAGTTGTAATGACTTTTTcttccaacaaattttttgaaattctttcgATCTGATATCGATCGTTAGATGGCATTGACAAAGGTCCCTCGATTTCAATCACAGGAAGTGGAGATCGTGGTCGTTTTGATGGTTTAAAAGGTGTTGCTGCCGAGGTGGTAGGGGCTAGtttctcttaaaaattaaatcgaaattcAATGTAAAGGAAAGTACAGAGTTTTTCAGATATACCTTGTTCAACAGAGCTGACATTCAAAGACAAATCCAAAGCATTCAAAAATGCAAAGCTTGTGTTAGCTTCCTCCATTTCATCTAAGCACTCCAATATTGCCCTATCGGTACTCTCCTCAATGAAATCATCAGGTTGAAAGTCAGGGTCAGAAATATCGTCGTCACTATCGAAGCCATCATCGTTGAGTTTCTCATCAACTGACATCATATATGCTTCTATCTCCTCATCCGACATCGTAGTCAACTTACATTTTCTCATTTTGTCCATTACTTGAAAAAATACGTTACACAATAGCCGATATATAAATGAAAGTCATATTTGGtatgaatatgtaaaatttcGCATTAAGCGTTAATGCTAGAATAATACATATAACCTTCGGCTTACTCAAAGGAACAtgataaattatcaaaatatatattattttaagcttaccataaaattttaaagcatcagcataagtaaaaattgcaatttctttCGAATCGTAACTTCaccagttttttaaataatttatttcacttatcACACTGACCTGCGGCACTTCACTAGCATGTGCGCTCAAAATAGAgcgaaaactgagattgtgagCTTCACTTCATAAAAAGCATACTCACAACAGTGCGGAGTAAcggttttttattctaaaataatatttaaggcgTAGTTGttggcaaaaaattattgaccgTCTACAGACGGTCTAAACGGTTAGAGGGTTAAGGACCATGGTTTGATAGGGAGCGGTAAAGATGGTGATCTGTCCGTGCAAGATCCAGAGAATATCGCGGATGCTGACGTATCTCTCATTCGACTCTTGGAGTGCGGcgttgacgacttgtgcaacatgggaccTGATTTTGTCGCGACGGAGTATGGTTTgatcatgtcgatcaggtctgtTCAGTCGAATATCCTCATTCgtgcggtgtagctgggcaatgtagagctccttgctgATCGTGACATTCTTTTCGAACTGCCCTCCCAGTCTCACCAAACTTATAtcctgatcttctttggatgaagatccggtttgactctcggctttgacgTATCTCCTGGAAGCACCTACTCCTTtcattgcttcatattgatgtataggcttCATTTCTCATCTTCCCTGACGATTTGATTGAAAAAGCGCTGCTTTTGCTCGATGGTGGGCGAAATGCTGGGAagtaatttgaaggcgactttctttgtttttttttctgtgaccTCGTGagacacccaggctcccaagctcccaatttttcggtaaaccccattgaatgaaggtgattgagaatcgttttataatCGGAGTTCATTTGTCCATCAGTTCACGACTGATTTgccgaccgttctccttcaaaagtggcttgagacgttcttcatagAATTCAGAAGATCTTCTATTGCGGAACGTCTCattgacgtcaaagtcgccatttttgaactttgcaaaccaattCCGTGCAGTAGACTCGCCTGTGACATCTTCTCCATATGCGTCGCCAAAGTCCCGGGCTTTTTCGGCAGCTTgttgacctcgatgaaaggaaaaaaattgcaggtgtcgaaaatattaatttttgccttctaggtattccatttctaggtctgaaaactacaataataaaaaattaaataagtcaaaaatacaattagcaTGGTTTTTTGTAGAGCAAAAAGAGTTCTACCGAATgtatacttaccctttgccaaacagcaaacgaatcgttgcaaaataaaagaaaatataataatgctatgaacttattccccaacccaatagttTACAAAACCGAAACAGGGGATACGCAACGAACAAGCTGGCTTTTGCCTATGCCGCTCATTCTTCGATCACATTAACACCTTAAGAGTGATTGTGGAGCGCGTTGGTTGAGTCGCGCACTTCTTCCTACCTGTGCTTCATCAATTTTGAAAATGCGTTTGGCACGAACGAATTGCACCCGGGTGGTAGCTGCCGTGTGAAGCACGAAAATGCTCGGCGTCAGACATTGCTGTATGCTATCCCCGCTGTTAGTCAACTTGGTTCTGGACCAAGTAATACGACGAGCTTCTGCGGAAGATAGAGGTAGACCCTGGGGTCTGAACGGTTATCTTGAAGATGTAGACTATGCGGACGGTATTTTTTTGATGGCGCACAAACACTCGCATCAGCGAAGACACATTCGGTTTGTAAGTTTGCAATGTAATGAAaatcaacatcgccaagacgaaGCAAATCTAATGTTCATAAACACCATCGAAACGCAAGCTATTTATATTGCCGATATTCCACTAGGTGAAGTAGGCGAGTTCTATTACCGTAGGATCATTAGAAAAATTGCGGGTGAGCAGCAGACATATCACATAGGTCGACCTGCTATTGGCCAGCTGGATAAAGTTTAGAGATCGATGGACATATACAGACGTACGAAAATAAGGGGTTTCGAGGCAAAAGTGAACTCAGTGGTTGTGAAACGTGGAACCTGACTCCATACGTTCCGTAAGCGTAGCAGTTATTCTTCAATCCTTGTCTTCGCAAGATCATGCGGATATTCTGGCCCAACGTCATAAGCAACTCTGACCTTCGGGCTGCAATTAAACAAACTCCTATCCACCTCAAAGTAAGGCGGTGCAAATGAATCGGTCATACGTTGCTTAAGCCCCAGAAGAATATTACAAGGATTGCGCTAGACTGGAATCACTAAGAAGTCGTAGCCGCGGAATACCAGCCAATACTTGGCGATGATAGGTTAAAGCAGAAGCTCAGAAGGCAGGCCAATTCTGGagaccaaatacatttttatcttTAAACAGTTCAAATgacaatataatatatttgttggGACCCAATGTTTTACCTAGGAACcacgggaaaatatatatacatataagtagataCCCGTATATTATGTCACAGAGGGTGGCTCATCGAAGGTTTGGGACTTTAACTACTTAACTTTTGATAGCTAAAATAACATCCGCGAAGCGCCAGAAAGAATCCAGccgataatatttaaaatatttggggcATAATTGttagattaaaaatttatttgcataaaaacatttatgtgtcaagtagttttttgttttttttttttttgaataaaaacaatgTTATTGAAAGAGGATGCAGGTTGCTATAGGGGAGTTCCAGAAAACAActgcaaattttcatttattcaagCTCAAGTTTACCTCCCATTTGGGAaaggtagtcaaaaattggactgatggacgatgtaactcgtagccacgACAGACGTATGCCCggtatcatattaaaaaaaaaaaaacccttgaAATTagctaccagattataattaaaaaaatcattccaataacattttagttttttattaccattttaagttctcatgctcttaaaaaaacaacccttaagaaaaataatttaatctcaaacagtatttttttataatattgggtagtcgaaaaagccttttcgtatttctaatcaaacttcaactaattttttttataaatatttataatgaactttat comes from Anastrepha ludens isolate Willacy chromosome 3, idAnaLude1.1, whole genome shotgun sequence and encodes:
- the LOC128857661 gene encoding uncharacterized protein LOC128857661 — its product is MLGVRHCCMLSPLLVNLVLDQVIRRASAEDRGRPWGLNGYLEDVDYADGIFLMAHKHSHQRRHIRFVSLQCNENQHRQDEANLMFINTIETQAIYIADIPLGEVGEFYYRRIIRKIAGEQQTYHIGRPAIGQLDKV